The following coding sequences lie in one Labrus bergylta chromosome 5, fLabBer1.1, whole genome shotgun sequence genomic window:
- the LOC109980564 gene encoding alpha-1,3-galactosyltransferase 2 isoform X1 yields MFPYQFSQTQTNKTAGMDEGVHRPSPSAWEPKHRLSVPTPLCPRKGTSLVPPAIFFYGTHRYFQKMKCVLKCVICFSTAFCVLYFISRLFPVLKPMEKCHLASAKMLTLDNSVDESLNLGARLDVQTCTPWRAPIIWDGMFNSEIWDQRHQTEGASVALTVFAVGRYLDAYLWDFLNSSEHYFMLGLPVIYYVFTDMPQKVPDIKLPHLRTMRIINVKRHSRWQDISMMRMKTIADTIESDIRHHSTHVFCFDVDQVFTGRFGSEALGDSVALLHAYFYHLPKERFTYDRNPKSKAYMETGDFYYHAAVFGGSWKSVKALTEACYQSIMEDKKNNVEALWHDESHLNKYLWLHKPSRVLSPEYGWDPSIGYMNDIQVTRLLWAPKQYEKLRVP; encoded by the exons ATGTTTCCTTACCAATTTTCCCAgacgcaaacaaacaaaacagccgGCATGGATGAGGGTGTGCACCGTCCCTCTCCTTCCGCCTGGGAACCAAAACACCGCCTCTCTGTCCCTACTCCTTTATGCCCTCGAAAAGGAACGTCTCTGGTACCACCGGCTATATTTTTCTACGGGACTCACAG GTACTTCCAGAAGATGAagtgtgttttgaaatgtgtgatCTGTTTCTCCACTGCGTTTTGTGTTCTCTACTTCATATCTCG ACTTTTTCCAGTCTTAAAACCGATGGAAAAATGCCATTTAGCAAGTGCAAAGATGCTGACTCTGGACAACAGCGTGGATGAAAGCCTCAACCTCGG cGCCAGACTTGATGTGCAAACATGCACACCATGGAGGGCTCCCATCATCTGGGATGGGATGTTTAACTCTGAGATTTGGGACCAGAGGCACCAGACAGAAGGAGCCTCTGTGGCTTTAACAGTGTTTGCAGTTGGCAG GTACCTGGATGCTTACCTCTGGGACTTCCTGAACTCGTCGGAGCATTACTTTATGTTGGGTTTGCCTGTCATATATTATGTATTTACGGACATGCCACAAAAGGTTCCTGACATCAAGCTTCCTCATCTGCGAACCATGAGAATCATCAACGTGAAGAGGCACTCCAGGTGGCAGGACATCTCAATGATGCGAATGAAGACGATAGCAGACACCATTGAGTCCGATATCCGCCACCACTCTACTCACGTTTTCTGCTTTGATGTGGATCAGGTGTTCACAGGGAGATTTGGCTCAGAGGCTCTGGGAGATTCCGTGGCACTCCTCCATGCCTACTTTTACCACCTTCCAAAAGAGAGGTTTACTTATGACCGTAACCCCAAGTCCAAGGCGTACATGGAAACCGGGGATTTCTACTATCACGCTGCTGTATTTGGAGGCTCGTGGAAGAGTGTAAAGGCATTGACTGAGGCATGCTATCAGAGCATCatggaggataaaaaaaataatgtggaGGCTCTTTGGCACGATGAGAGCCATCTCAACAAGTACCTATGGCTTCACAAACCCAGCAGGGTGCTCTCTCCAGAGTACGGCTGGGACCCTAGTATTGGCTACATGAATGACATACAAGTCACTCGACTACTGTGGGCACCAAAACAATACGAGAAACTGCGTGTTCCCTAA
- the LOC109980564 gene encoding alpha-1,3-galactosyltransferase 2 isoform X3: MGYFQKMKCVLKCVICFSTAFCVLYFISRLFPVLKPMEKCHLASAKMLTLDNSVDESLNLGARLDVQTCTPWRAPIIWDGMFNSEIWDQRHQTEGASVALTVFAVGRYLDAYLWDFLNSSEHYFMLGLPVIYYVFTDMPQKVPDIKLPHLRTMRIINVKRHSRWQDISMMRMKTIADTIESDIRHHSTHVFCFDVDQVFTGRFGSEALGDSVALLHAYFYHLPKERFTYDRNPKSKAYMETGDFYYHAAVFGGSWKSVKALTEACYQSIMEDKKNNVEALWHDESHLNKYLWLHKPSRVLSPEYGWDPSIGYMNDIQVTRLLWAPKQYEKLRVP; encoded by the exons ATGGG GTACTTCCAGAAGATGAagtgtgttttgaaatgtgtgatCTGTTTCTCCACTGCGTTTTGTGTTCTCTACTTCATATCTCG ACTTTTTCCAGTCTTAAAACCGATGGAAAAATGCCATTTAGCAAGTGCAAAGATGCTGACTCTGGACAACAGCGTGGATGAAAGCCTCAACCTCGG cGCCAGACTTGATGTGCAAACATGCACACCATGGAGGGCTCCCATCATCTGGGATGGGATGTTTAACTCTGAGATTTGGGACCAGAGGCACCAGACAGAAGGAGCCTCTGTGGCTTTAACAGTGTTTGCAGTTGGCAG GTACCTGGATGCTTACCTCTGGGACTTCCTGAACTCGTCGGAGCATTACTTTATGTTGGGTTTGCCTGTCATATATTATGTATTTACGGACATGCCACAAAAGGTTCCTGACATCAAGCTTCCTCATCTGCGAACCATGAGAATCATCAACGTGAAGAGGCACTCCAGGTGGCAGGACATCTCAATGATGCGAATGAAGACGATAGCAGACACCATTGAGTCCGATATCCGCCACCACTCTACTCACGTTTTCTGCTTTGATGTGGATCAGGTGTTCACAGGGAGATTTGGCTCAGAGGCTCTGGGAGATTCCGTGGCACTCCTCCATGCCTACTTTTACCACCTTCCAAAAGAGAGGTTTACTTATGACCGTAACCCCAAGTCCAAGGCGTACATGGAAACCGGGGATTTCTACTATCACGCTGCTGTATTTGGAGGCTCGTGGAAGAGTGTAAAGGCATTGACTGAGGCATGCTATCAGAGCATCatggaggataaaaaaaataatgtggaGGCTCTTTGGCACGATGAGAGCCATCTCAACAAGTACCTATGGCTTCACAAACCCAGCAGGGTGCTCTCTCCAGAGTACGGCTGGGACCCTAGTATTGGCTACATGAATGACATACAAGTCACTCGACTACTGTGGGCACCAAAACAATACGAGAAACTGCGTGTTCCCTAA
- the LOC109980564 gene encoding alpha-1,3-galactosyltransferase 2 isoform X2, with the protein MFPYQFSQTQTNKTAGMDEGVHRPSPSAWEPKHRLSVPTPLCPRKGTSLVPPAIFFYGTHRYFQKMKCVLKCVICFSTAFCVLYFISRARLDVQTCTPWRAPIIWDGMFNSEIWDQRHQTEGASVALTVFAVGRYLDAYLWDFLNSSEHYFMLGLPVIYYVFTDMPQKVPDIKLPHLRTMRIINVKRHSRWQDISMMRMKTIADTIESDIRHHSTHVFCFDVDQVFTGRFGSEALGDSVALLHAYFYHLPKERFTYDRNPKSKAYMETGDFYYHAAVFGGSWKSVKALTEACYQSIMEDKKNNVEALWHDESHLNKYLWLHKPSRVLSPEYGWDPSIGYMNDIQVTRLLWAPKQYEKLRVP; encoded by the exons ATGTTTCCTTACCAATTTTCCCAgacgcaaacaaacaaaacagccgGCATGGATGAGGGTGTGCACCGTCCCTCTCCTTCCGCCTGGGAACCAAAACACCGCCTCTCTGTCCCTACTCCTTTATGCCCTCGAAAAGGAACGTCTCTGGTACCACCGGCTATATTTTTCTACGGGACTCACAG GTACTTCCAGAAGATGAagtgtgttttgaaatgtgtgatCTGTTTCTCCACTGCGTTTTGTGTTCTCTACTTCATATCTCG cGCCAGACTTGATGTGCAAACATGCACACCATGGAGGGCTCCCATCATCTGGGATGGGATGTTTAACTCTGAGATTTGGGACCAGAGGCACCAGACAGAAGGAGCCTCTGTGGCTTTAACAGTGTTTGCAGTTGGCAG GTACCTGGATGCTTACCTCTGGGACTTCCTGAACTCGTCGGAGCATTACTTTATGTTGGGTTTGCCTGTCATATATTATGTATTTACGGACATGCCACAAAAGGTTCCTGACATCAAGCTTCCTCATCTGCGAACCATGAGAATCATCAACGTGAAGAGGCACTCCAGGTGGCAGGACATCTCAATGATGCGAATGAAGACGATAGCAGACACCATTGAGTCCGATATCCGCCACCACTCTACTCACGTTTTCTGCTTTGATGTGGATCAGGTGTTCACAGGGAGATTTGGCTCAGAGGCTCTGGGAGATTCCGTGGCACTCCTCCATGCCTACTTTTACCACCTTCCAAAAGAGAGGTTTACTTATGACCGTAACCCCAAGTCCAAGGCGTACATGGAAACCGGGGATTTCTACTATCACGCTGCTGTATTTGGAGGCTCGTGGAAGAGTGTAAAGGCATTGACTGAGGCATGCTATCAGAGCATCatggaggataaaaaaaataatgtggaGGCTCTTTGGCACGATGAGAGCCATCTCAACAAGTACCTATGGCTTCACAAACCCAGCAGGGTGCTCTCTCCAGAGTACGGCTGGGACCCTAGTATTGGCTACATGAATGACATACAAGTCACTCGACTACTGTGGGCACCAAAACAATACGAGAAACTGCGTGTTCCCTAA
- the LOC109980662 gene encoding uncharacterized protein, whose product MDGVLEGAAVLCACKLVCSLLSLPSLATSHSPLSFCCCCLLIFTDFLVTAFLSFLCIFKSWLTDQTTLGDVIALRFLLFLSHTYGVVLLLTAPLIAVETLNRLLWPSSDRERCDVGEETVKEDTGKRKRFSHVVSYLCCLSVWVVVALNVSWRWKLEEVWTDVCLHTTNSLIRCLPNLFSPMPSSVNPCWSMAFLCFLMLVIATSMSLYGGHQAPAWTENEKRRGNICVRNISDSCSQDLVLVPSECVNPGKSAQCVDPEKTESSCISHRAYSWNSVQMSMSPHRDFVLIPPDFISAGKGGREPGRTKRGILLTFIAKDHVNWEYGSQFWRGQWGFPCLGVNVIIGFVCVLSICVLPLILSVNILLVRTIETLLELSIKSLVSSAENKNSTSILHNETLI is encoded by the exons aTGGATGGGGTGTTGGAAGGAGCAGCGGTGTTGTGTGCATGCAAACTGGTCTGCAGTCTGCTCTCCTTGCCCTCACTGGCTACTTCCCACAGTCCTCTcagcttctgctgctgctgcctcctcaTCTTCACGGACTTCCTGGTCACAG CTTTTCTGAGTTTCCTTTGCATCTTTAAGTCCTGGCTGACTGATCAGACCACACTGGGTGATGTCATTGCCCTGCGCTTCCTGCTCTTTCTCAGCCACACATACGGTGTGGTGCTGCTCCTGACAGCACCCTTGATCGCTGTGGAGACCCTGAACAGACTGCTTTGGCCTAGCTCAGATAGAGAACGTTGCGATGTCGGGGAAGAAACTGTGAAGGAGGACACAGGCAAACGAAAGAGGTTTTCTCATGTTGTCAGCTACCTCTGCTGCCTTTCAGTGTGGGTCGTTGTAGCCCTCAACGTCAGCTGGAGATGGAAGCTAGAGGAAGTGTGGACTGATGTATGTTTGCACACAACCAACTCTCTCATCAGGTGTTTGCCCAACCTTTTCAGCCCCATGCCCAGCTCTGTGAATCCCTGCTGGAGCATGGCCTTCCTCTGCTTTCTTATGCTCGTCATCGCCACCAGCATGAGCTTGTACGGTGGACACCAAGCTCCTGCATGGACGGAAAACGAAAAACGCAGAGGAAACATTTGCGTTAGAAATATCAGTGACAGTTGCTCACAAGACCTCGTTCTAGTTCCCTCTGAGTGTGTGAACCCTGGGAAGTCAGCACAGTGTGTTGAcccagagaaaacagagagcagcTGCATTAGTCACAGAGCGTATTCGTGGAATAGTGTGCAGATGTCAATGAGTCCCCATAGAGACTTTGTCCTCATCCCACCTGATTTTATATCTGCAGGGAAGGGAGGGCGGGAGCCTGGAAGGACAAAGAGAGGTATACTTCTGACATTTATAGCAAAAGACCACGTGAACTGGGAATACGGGAGCCAGTTTTGGAGGGGACAATGGGGTTTTCCCTGCCTGGGGGTAAATGTAATTatagggtttgtgtgtgtgctttccaTCTGTGTACTTCCTCTAATACTCAGCGTGAACATTCTTCTGGTCAGAACTATTGAGACTCTGCTGGAGCTATCTATCAAATCTTTAGTTTcatctgcagaaaacaaaaacagcacatcCATCTTGCACAATGAAACACTTATATAA
- the znf362a gene encoding zinc finger protein 362a: MAEPRFNNPYFWPPPPAMPSQLDNLVLINKIKEQLMAEKIRGPHLPSASAPSSQQPLLHSQVESGQHGMSKAQQMPVLHSPSQPDIALHARPASSSVTGRILGDVNLNLDDKAAIKARGLWEDWHLRQLIDHPARTNHVSGVALASRTGNLNTSEIITPTTPTSSSHSRLGGAPTPHLISGLACSHGMEPGKNNGGLVGLLGPPPKEERGRKKIKAENGSSLLVVPYPILASGHDQSCVSITTKEGKTYRCKMCPLTFFSKSDMQIHSKTHTEAKAHKCPHCTKSFANASYLAQHLRIHLGLKPYRCSYCERCFRQLSHLQQHTRIHTGERPYKCAHPGCEKAFTQLSNLQSHQRQHNKDKPFKCSNCYRAYSDSASLQIHLSAHAIKNAKAYCCSMCGRAYTSETYLMKHMSKHTLVEHVVSHHSPLHRTESPTIPIRISLI; the protein is encoded by the exons ATGGCTGAACCTCGCTTTAACAATCCCTATTTCTGGCCTCCGCCTCCTGCCATGCCCAGCCAG CTGGATAACCTAGTCTTGATCAATAAAATCAAGGAGCAGCTGATGGCAGAGAAGATCAGAGGGCCACATCTGCCTTCTGCCTCAGCCCCCTCCTCCCAGCAGCCCTTACTACACAGCCAGGTGGAGAGCGGCCAGCACGGGATGTCCAAAGCTCAGCAGATGCCTGTTCTCCATAGCCCATCTCAGCCTGACATCGCCCTGCACGCACGCCCTGCCTCCAGCTCCGTCACAG gtcgTATTCTGGGGGATGTCAATTTGAATCTAGATGATAAGGCAGCTATCAAAGCCAGAGGATTATGGGAAGACTGGCATCTGCGTCAACTGATCGACCATCCCGCCAGGACGAACCATGTCTCAG GTGTGGCGCTGGCATCCAGAACAGGCAACCTCAACACCTCAGAGATCATCACCCCTACCACCCCCACCTCAAGCAGCCACAGTCGGCTGGGCGGAGCCCCCACACCTCACCTCATCTCAGGGTTAGCCTGCAGCCACGGGATGGAGCCTGGAAAAAACAACGGAGGCCTGGTGGGACTCCTCGGCCCTCCTCCAAAGGAGGAACGAGGGAGAAAGAAGATTAAAGCAGAGAACGGGTCTTCACTGTTGGTGGTGCCCTACCCGATACTAGCCTCAGGCCACGACCAGTCCTGTGTCTCCATCACCACCAAAGAAGGGAAAACCTACAG GTGTAAAATGTGTCCGCTGACCTTCTTCTCCAAGTCAGACATGCAGATTCACTCTAAAACCCACACTGAGGCGAAGGCTCACAAGTGTCCTCACTGCACCAAATCCTTCGCTAACGCATCTTACCTGGCCCAGCACCTGCGCATACACCTTGGCCTCAAACCTTACCGCTGCTCGTACTGCGAGAGGTGTTTCCGACAGCTCTCCCATCTGCAGCAGCACACCAG aatccACACAGGTGAGCGCCCTTATAAATGTGCCCATCCTGGATGTGAAAAAGCTTTTACTCAGTTGTCTAATCTGCAG TCTCACCAGCGGCAGCACAACAAGGACAAGCCCTTCAAATGTTCCAACTGTTACCGTGCCTACTCAGACTCTGCTTCGCTGCAGATCCACCTGTCTGCACATGCCATCAAAAACGCCAAGGCCTACTGCTGCAGCATGTGCGGTCGGGCATACACCTCA GAGACATACCTTATGAAGCAcatgtccaaacacacactggtgGAACATGTTGTGTCCCATCACTCCCCTCTGCACAGGACAGAGTCTCCCACCATCCCTATAAGGATCTCTCTCATCTGA